Genomic segment of Saccharomyces cerevisiae S288C chromosome XV, complete sequence:
AATACAACCAGATAAAAGAGCGTGCTCCGAAGTTAGCCTGTTATATATCAACAATTTGCAAATGTGGTTACCCACGAATTATTGGTGTTATTTTAGTGAATAGCTTGAAATCTTTGAATGTAGGAAGCATCCTTATTTATCAAGAAATTGGAGAAGTGGCGGCATCGCGTGGAGACTGCCTATGAACTAAGAGGCGgtttatattttaaaaactCAAAAGCTGTTTGAAGACTAATCTGGAAGTACTGAAAAGAGGAGATTTACTCATTCTTTGGTGCAGCAAATTTCTTTCGGCATGAAGTTTTTACTGCagcaaataagaaatatgCATGTTAAGCCTATAAAAATGCGATGGTTGACAGGTGGTGTCAATTATAGTTATTTACTAAGCACTGAAGACAGGAGAAACTCATGGCTGATTGACCCTGCAGAACCACTTGAGGTGTCGCCAAAATTAAGCGCcgaagagaaaaaaagtattgatGCTATTGTCAATACACATCACCATTATGACCATTCGGGGGGGAACCTAGCGCTTTATAGTATCTTGTGCCAAGAAAACTCAGGTCACGATATTAAAATAATTGGTGGATCTAAGTCCTCCCCGGGTGTCACTGAAGTACCCGATAATTTGCAGCAGTATCACTTGGGTAACTTAAGAGTAACATGTATTAGGACTCCATGCCATACAAAAGATTCCATATGCTATTATATCAAAGATTTAGAAACAGGTGAGCAGTGCATCTTCACAGGCGACACTTTATTCATTGCCGGTTGTGGGAGGTTTTTCGAGGGCACAGGAAGAGATATGGACATGGCCTTAAACCAGATAATGTTAAGGGCTGTTGGTGAGACGAACTGGAATAAGGTTAAAATATACCCTGGTCATGAGTACACCAAAGGCAATGTTAGCTTTATCAGAGCAAAAATCTATTCCGATATAGGGCAGAACAAGGAGTTTGATGCGTTGGAACAGTATTGCAAATCTAACGAGTGCACCACCGGTCACTTCACCCTGAGAGATGAACTAGGTTATAACCCATTCATGAGATTGGATGATCGTGCCGTTAGACTAGCAGTCGGCGATACTGCTGGGACTTATCCCAGATCCGTAGTGATGCAAGAGTTAAGAAAGCTTAAAAACGCTATGTAACTGGCATGCAGTCTAAATATTTGCAAAGTATGTCTGAAGGACTAATGATAGGTGGGTCAGGATATCAGCTTAATCCTCACCcatgaagaagaagatatgtCAAAAGCCATATTCAGTAATTGGTCTATTTGTCTCCGTTGTCCACGCTTTCATAGCCATAGAGGAAAAGGCGTAGAAAGTTCTATATAACAGAGTATTTAGTATTATATTCCCGAGGTTTtaggaaagaaagaagaagaaagagaaggaGGAAAATGGGAAGAAACTTAAGATTGAAAGTGTGAGAAAAATGAATGGCCCTCTCTTTATATAgtgttcaaaaaattgaacagCGATTTATTGTCATCACAGACGTTGAGTCTCTCTCTTTTCCTATTAAAATTAATCTTAGCAAGTAAGGGCTTGGAGGGAAGATAGCGTTGAGCTGTGAAGTCGATCAAATAAACAGCTTGAGACTAGTTAAGTAGCCACCCCCAGCAAAACGATATTGccaaatcaaaatcatggaagaaaaggaaggtATCAAGGATTCTTCTCTCCTTGAGAAGAGTAATGTTCCGGAATCAATTAATGAGGATATTTCAAAGACGACGGATGTGGATCTAAATTCCGATGGGAAAAAGGATAATGACACTTCTGCCAAGGATGGTACACCTAaggttgaagaaaaggtgAACAAGTCCTCAGGAATTGATGAGGACGAAGTGGTGACACCCGCTGAGGatgcaaaagaagaagaggaggagCATCCCCCCTTACCTGCCAGAAGGAAGTCTGAGGAGGAGCCATCTAAAGAGAATCCAATATTGCAAGAATTGAAGGATGCTTTTcccaatttggaagaaaaatacattAAAGCGGTGATCATTGCGTCCCAGGGT
This window contains:
- the GLO4 gene encoding hydroxyacylglutathione hydrolase GLO4 (Mitochondrial glyoxalase II; catalyzes the hydrolysis of S-D-lactoylglutathione into glutathione and D-lactate; GLO4 has a paralog, GLO2, that arose from the whole genome duplication) is translated as MKFLLQQIRNMHVKPIKMRWLTGGVNYSYLLSTEDRRNSWLIDPAEPLEVSPKLSAEEKKSIDAIVNTHHHYDHSGGNLALYSILCQENSGHDIKIIGGSKSSPGVTEVPDNLQQYHLGNLRVTCIRTPCHTKDSICYYIKDLETGEQCIFTGDTLFIAGCGRFFEGTGRDMDMALNQIMLRAVGETNWNKVKIYPGHEYTKGNVSFIRAKIYSDIGQNKEFDALEQYCKSNECTTGHFTLRDELGYNPFMRLDDRAVRLAVGDTAGTYPRSVVMQELRKLKNAM